In one window of Paenarthrobacter nicotinovorans DNA:
- a CDS encoding winged helix DNA-binding domain-containing protein encodes MPAPLTPRVLGRLRLAAQGLLGNGLPTVPDAVRWMTAMQAQDLGAALWALGQRVPGIAASDVRAALDAGTVVRSWPMRGTLHLLAPEDLRWILGITSGRLMNMVAGRHRELAITPDDIAHCRDIAFTTFDTLKAEGAPGASREQLFLAFEEAGQLTKAQRGIHLLGSLCQRAWLVQGPMAVSNGKVGVQQLFVPFDEWIHQSRELDREEGITELLFRYLRSRGPATIKDFSWWSQIPLKEARAALDTVRDGLVELESGGTSYWLSPESAAMLDDGVPGSRSLLALPGFDEYLLGYQDRSLVLAPEFAELVVPGKNGVFKRIIVSGGEVIGTWARTASGKTIGVEPEPFAGTLGPAAVRSFQAQGRAYLKFMAG; translated from the coding sequence ATGCCTGCACCCCTCACCCCGCGCGTCCTGGGCCGCTTGCGGCTGGCTGCCCAAGGCCTGTTGGGTAACGGCCTTCCGACCGTCCCCGATGCCGTCCGTTGGATGACCGCCATGCAGGCACAGGACCTTGGCGCTGCGCTGTGGGCTTTGGGGCAGCGGGTTCCCGGTATTGCGGCCTCCGACGTCCGGGCGGCCCTCGACGCCGGGACGGTGGTGCGTTCGTGGCCGATGCGCGGCACGTTGCATCTGCTGGCACCAGAGGACCTCCGTTGGATCCTGGGCATCACCAGTGGCCGCTTGATGAACATGGTGGCCGGGCGCCACCGGGAACTTGCCATCACGCCCGACGACATAGCCCACTGCCGGGACATCGCCTTCACAACTTTCGACACGCTCAAGGCCGAAGGCGCGCCGGGCGCAAGCCGCGAGCAGCTTTTCCTTGCGTTCGAGGAGGCCGGCCAGCTCACCAAAGCCCAACGCGGCATCCACCTGCTCGGCAGCCTCTGCCAGCGTGCATGGCTGGTTCAGGGGCCCATGGCGGTGTCCAACGGCAAGGTGGGCGTGCAGCAGCTGTTTGTGCCTTTCGATGAATGGATCCACCAGTCACGGGAGCTGGACAGGGAGGAAGGCATCACTGAGTTGCTCTTCCGCTATCTGAGGAGTCGCGGGCCGGCCACCATCAAGGATTTCTCGTGGTGGAGCCAGATCCCCTTGAAGGAGGCGCGGGCTGCCCTAGATACAGTCCGGGACGGCCTGGTTGAGCTGGAGTCCGGCGGCACCAGCTACTGGCTCTCGCCGGAGTCAGCTGCAATGCTCGACGACGGCGTCCCCGGCTCGCGCTCGTTGCTGGCTCTTCCCGGGTTCGACGAATACCTGCTCGGCTACCAGGACCGGAGCCTGGTCCTTGCCCCTGAATTCGCGGAGTTGGTGGTCCCGGGAAAGAACGGCGTGTTCAAGCGGATCATCGTCTCCGGGGGTGAAGTGATCGGGACTTGGGCGAGGACGGCGAGTGGCAAGACCATCGGAGTCGAGCCTGAGCCGTTCGCGGGGACGTTGGGGCCGGCGGCGGTACGGTCGTTCCAGGCACAGGGCCGGGCCTACCTGAAGTTCATGGCCGGCTGA
- a CDS encoding UDP-N-acetylmuramate dehydrogenase, whose protein sequence is MTQMLLSDLTTAAVGGPAGNYIEARTEAEIIDAVRSADAAGEKLLIIGGGSNLLISDDGFPGTVVKIASEGFTVNSEDSCGGVSVVVQAGHNWDALVEYSVLHAWSGLEALSGIPGATGATPVQNVGAYGADVSQTIAAVRTWDRERNAVQTFTNSELKFGYRDSILKQTTVEGSPRYVVLTVEFQLPLGRMSAPVRYAELARALGVEAGKRAYSNDVRREVLRLRGSKGMVLDASDRDTYSTGSFFTNPIVPADQAAGLPENAPKYPAGSDGLVKLSAAWLIDQAGFGKGFGLEETSVSGGRASLSTKHTLAITNRGSASTEDMLAIAREVRAGVVERFGIELHPEPLLIGASL, encoded by the coding sequence GTGACCCAGATGCTTCTTTCAGACTTGACCACAGCTGCCGTCGGCGGCCCCGCAGGGAACTACATTGAAGCCCGCACCGAAGCCGAAATCATCGACGCCGTCCGCTCGGCAGACGCCGCCGGAGAGAAACTCCTGATCATTGGCGGCGGGTCCAATCTGCTGATCTCCGACGACGGTTTCCCCGGCACCGTGGTAAAAATCGCTTCCGAGGGCTTTACCGTGAACTCCGAGGACAGCTGCGGCGGTGTCTCCGTGGTGGTACAGGCGGGCCACAACTGGGATGCGCTGGTGGAATATTCCGTGCTGCACGCGTGGTCAGGCTTGGAGGCGTTGTCCGGCATCCCGGGTGCCACGGGCGCCACCCCGGTGCAGAACGTTGGCGCGTACGGCGCGGACGTGTCACAAACCATTGCCGCGGTCCGGACATGGGACCGGGAGCGCAACGCTGTCCAGACCTTCACCAATTCCGAGCTGAAGTTCGGCTACCGTGACTCAATCCTGAAGCAAACCACTGTTGAGGGATCCCCCCGCTACGTGGTCCTGACCGTGGAGTTCCAGCTGCCGTTGGGCCGGATGAGCGCCCCGGTCCGCTACGCGGAATTGGCCCGGGCGCTGGGCGTAGAGGCAGGCAAGCGTGCCTACTCGAACGACGTCCGCCGGGAAGTCCTGCGGCTCCGGGGATCCAAGGGCATGGTCCTGGACGCGTCCGATCGCGACACCTACTCCACGGGTTCCTTCTTCACCAACCCCATTGTCCCCGCCGACCAGGCGGCAGGGCTGCCGGAGAATGCCCCCAAGTATCCGGCCGGTTCAGATGGCCTGGTAAAGCTCTCCGCCGCGTGGCTGATCGACCAGGCCGGATTCGGCAAGGGCTTCGGGCTGGAGGAGACCAGCGTTTCCGGGGGGAGGGCTTCCCTGTCCACCAAGCACACCCTGGCCATCACCAACCGAGGCTCGGCCTCCACGGAGGATATGCTCGCCATCGCGCGCGAGGTGAGGGCCGGCGTCGTCGAACGCTTCGGCATTGAACTGCACCCGGAGCCGCTGCTGATCGGCGCCAGCCTCTAA
- a CDS encoding MFS transporter gives MLRWRAAVLASYAASGVAFATWVSRLPAIRDGLDLTPGGIGLLLMCMTVASFISISASGLIVLRLGPKLTTRIGSCMVGAGLVVVGIGTSLAANPLVVAAGLVVLGLGTASWNTASNVEGAALERELERHIMPHLHGAFSLGTVAAAGFGAWAAAVHMPVFWHFLISGFVVTASVVTAGFWFRSEKTAQATTKFSPHETDTFRDPSTGPLPVITPTPAGQEGGKATAPLDNKRLVALAWRDRRTLLIGVLVLGLALAEGAAGDWVALALADGHGQSDAAGAVGYGVFVTFMTIGRFTGTVILDRFGRVLVMRWCSATAVAGLALFVFSPVPWLAFVALAVWGLGASLGFPVGMSAAADDPVHAAARVSVVSTIGYGAFLCGPPLLGLLAEHFGILHSLLAPLALLVVSFFLAPLAGKQKASSVEPADAR, from the coding sequence ATGTTGCGGTGGCGCGCCGCTGTTCTGGCGTCCTATGCTGCCAGCGGGGTGGCCTTCGCTACCTGGGTGTCCCGGCTGCCGGCCATCCGGGACGGCCTGGACCTGACTCCAGGCGGCATCGGGCTGCTGCTGATGTGCATGACGGTGGCGTCCTTCATCTCGATTTCAGCCTCGGGCCTCATCGTGCTTCGGCTCGGTCCCAAGCTCACCACGAGAATCGGCAGCTGCATGGTGGGGGCGGGGCTGGTTGTGGTCGGCATCGGGACCTCGCTTGCCGCCAATCCGTTAGTGGTTGCCGCAGGACTGGTGGTCCTCGGCCTGGGTACGGCAAGTTGGAATACGGCGTCCAATGTCGAGGGTGCGGCGCTTGAACGCGAACTTGAACGGCACATCATGCCGCACCTGCACGGCGCGTTCAGCCTGGGAACCGTGGCTGCGGCGGGCTTCGGGGCCTGGGCAGCTGCCGTGCACATGCCGGTGTTCTGGCACTTCCTGATTTCCGGCTTCGTGGTGACGGCCTCGGTGGTGACTGCCGGCTTCTGGTTCCGATCGGAAAAGACCGCCCAAGCCACCACTAAATTCAGCCCCCACGAGACCGATACCTTCCGGGACCCCTCCACGGGCCCGCTGCCTGTTATTACTCCAACGCCGGCCGGCCAAGAGGGCGGCAAGGCAACCGCACCGCTGGACAACAAACGGCTTGTGGCCCTCGCATGGCGTGACCGCCGGACGCTGCTGATCGGAGTCCTTGTCCTTGGCCTGGCTTTGGCTGAGGGTGCGGCGGGTGACTGGGTGGCTCTGGCACTGGCAGACGGGCACGGCCAAAGCGACGCAGCGGGCGCCGTAGGTTACGGGGTGTTCGTGACGTTCATGACCATCGGCCGCTTCACGGGGACAGTCATCCTCGACCGGTTCGGGCGGGTGCTGGTGATGCGCTGGTGCTCGGCCACCGCCGTCGCGGGTCTTGCGCTTTTCGTGTTTTCACCGGTTCCGTGGCTTGCGTTCGTTGCGCTGGCGGTGTGGGGACTGGGCGCCTCGTTGGGCTTCCCCGTCGGTATGTCTGCTGCCGCCGATGATCCCGTTCATGCCGCCGCCCGCGTCTCCGTGGTGTCAACCATCGGCTACGGGGCGTTCCTGTGCGGTCCTCCGCTCCTTGGATTGCTGGCAGAGCACTTCGGCATCCTCCATTCGCTGCTGGCCCCTCTGGCGCTGTTGGTGGTCAGTTTCTTCCTGGCACCCCTGGCGGGCAAGCAAAAGGCCTCGTCGGTGGAGCCGGCCGATGCCCGTTAG
- a CDS encoding MaoC family dehydratase — protein sequence MSHTFEELSVGQEIGTRSIPVTRQDLVKYAGASGDFNPIHWNEAFATSVELPGVIAHGMFTMGAAVQLVSDWAGDPAAVVDYQTRFTKPVLVADTTGTDEAGAVIDVTGVVGALDADARTARIDLTVVAAGQKVLMKSQAVVKVS from the coding sequence ATGAGCCACACATTCGAAGAACTCAGCGTTGGCCAGGAGATCGGCACGCGGAGCATTCCCGTCACCCGCCAGGACCTGGTGAAGTACGCAGGAGCGTCGGGGGACTTCAACCCCATCCACTGGAACGAAGCGTTCGCTACCTCCGTGGAACTCCCGGGCGTCATCGCCCACGGCATGTTCACCATGGGCGCCGCAGTCCAGTTGGTGAGCGACTGGGCAGGCGACCCTGCCGCCGTCGTCGATTACCAGACGCGCTTCACCAAGCCGGTCCTGGTCGCCGACACAACCGGCACGGATGAGGCCGGCGCTGTCATTGACGTCACCGGCGTGGTGGGAGCGCTCGACGCCGATGCCCGCACCGCCCGCATCGACCTCACCGTGGTAGCGGCCGGACAGAAAGTCCTCATGAAGTCGCAGGCGGTTGTGAAGGTCTCTTGA
- a CDS encoding MaoC family dehydratase N-terminal domain-containing protein, which translates to MSINPDLQGRSYPAAEIYDVGREKIREFAKAVKATNPAHFDVEAAKALGHSDLVAPPTFAIIVAQRADAQLVEDPESGIDFSRVVHADQRFTHHRAIVAGDRLVAELHVDGVRAMGGGAMITTRSEISTEAGEKVATTTSSILVRGEGQ; encoded by the coding sequence ATGAGTATCAATCCGGACCTGCAGGGCCGCAGCTACCCTGCCGCAGAGATATACGACGTCGGCCGTGAAAAAATCCGCGAGTTCGCCAAGGCCGTGAAGGCCACCAACCCGGCGCACTTCGATGTTGAGGCAGCAAAGGCCCTGGGCCACAGCGACCTCGTGGCACCGCCAACGTTCGCCATTATTGTCGCCCAACGTGCCGATGCCCAACTGGTTGAGGATCCCGAATCGGGCATCGACTTCTCCCGGGTGGTCCACGCCGACCAGCGGTTCACGCACCACCGCGCGATCGTTGCCGGCGACCGTCTGGTAGCCGAGCTGCATGTCGACGGCGTCCGGGCCATGGGTGGGGGAGCGATGATCACCACACGCTCCGAAATCTCCACGGAAGCCGGCGAGAAGGTCGCCACCACCACCTCGTCCATTTTGGTCCGCGGAGAGGGACAGTAA
- a CDS encoding DUF3188 domain-containing protein — protein MLEQFWATASTSYKALVFSAMGLIAVGLILSIVGNTTGNQALAMASLPVIGVGLILHVTGMVVRGQKIRKSYKK, from the coding sequence GTGCTAGAACAATTCTGGGCCACCGCCTCCACCTCCTACAAAGCGCTGGTTTTCAGCGCCATGGGACTGATCGCTGTGGGACTCATCCTGTCCATTGTTGGGAACACCACAGGGAACCAGGCGCTGGCCATGGCCTCTTTGCCCGTGATCGGTGTCGGCTTGATCCTGCACGTCACCGGAATGGTGGTCCGGGGCCAGAAGATCCGCAAGAGCTACAAGAAGTAG
- a CDS encoding DUF2797 domain-containing protein — protein sequence MLVHGVVWDSFSAALRLWSPESEFTDVALARGSALGLRVSPGLWCLGHSKVHGPGERTHVPCPSGSPAERGKQCGTCFARDDSRLMHDFHRGGSVPTGLRAYLMQPHWLYVATFANGATKIGTASAPRKWNRLAEQGAVHASYVAHAEDGRVVRVLEDLVTRELGLVQQVRSAAKVAGLVEPRDAVELSAVNRQHAGRVRSLLGGLAMTGFAVVEEEWDRPALADTLCTVRPGGVRHRYPATFDDGGHGLRIHSLSGAIALAGLPDAAGNEVEGSFVADLGALKGRKIEFGPHTTEIPALQDSLF from the coding sequence ATGCTCGTCCACGGAGTCGTATGGGACTCGTTCTCTGCGGCGTTGCGGCTTTGGTCGCCGGAGTCGGAGTTCACTGATGTTGCGTTGGCCCGGGGCTCAGCCCTGGGCCTGCGCGTTTCCCCCGGTTTGTGGTGCCTGGGCCACAGCAAGGTCCACGGCCCGGGAGAGCGCACGCACGTTCCCTGCCCCAGTGGCTCTCCTGCTGAACGGGGCAAGCAATGCGGGACCTGCTTCGCCCGCGATGATTCCCGGCTGATGCACGACTTCCACCGGGGCGGCTCCGTTCCCACGGGCCTCCGCGCGTACCTGATGCAACCGCATTGGCTCTACGTGGCTACCTTCGCGAACGGGGCTACCAAAATCGGTACCGCGTCGGCGCCGCGCAAATGGAACAGGCTCGCGGAGCAGGGAGCGGTTCACGCTTCCTACGTGGCCCATGCCGAAGATGGCCGTGTTGTCCGGGTCCTGGAGGACCTTGTGACCCGCGAGCTCGGCCTCGTGCAGCAGGTCCGTTCCGCTGCCAAGGTGGCCGGACTCGTGGAGCCGCGCGACGCCGTCGAGCTTTCAGCCGTGAACCGGCAGCACGCCGGGCGCGTGCGCAGCTTGCTGGGCGGGCTGGCCATGACCGGTTTTGCCGTTGTGGAGGAAGAGTGGGACAGGCCCGCCCTGGCCGACACCCTCTGCACTGTCCGTCCCGGCGGCGTGCGTCACCGCTACCCGGCAACGTTCGACGACGGCGGGCACGGTCTGCGGATCCACTCACTGTCCGGGGCGATCGCCTTGGCGGGCCTGCCGGACGCTGCAGGCAACGAGGTCGAGGGCAGCTTCGTTGCCGACCTGGGCGCATTGAAGGGCCGCAAGATCGAATTCGGTCCGCACACTACCGAGATCCCGGCCTTGCAGGACTCGCTCTTCTGA
- a CDS encoding HpcH/HpaI aldolase/citrate lyase family protein, which yields MTSSIAAESIRPTRNIPADIARSWLLVNAMKTELFDESAGSRADAIILDIEDAVDPSQKDAARENVVNWLTAGGQAWVRINDATSKFWADDLAGLRGTPGLLGVMLAKTESADQVTESYHRMDGKTPVIPLVESALGIEEANNIARAQGAFRLAFGSGDFRRDTGMAATPEAMAYPRAKLVVASRVGNLPGPIDGPTVGTNHPILREQTGITVTMGMTGKLCLAIDQTTVINEVISPTPSDVAWATDFMNDFEANGRVIRDGSDLPRLGRAEKIMKLAVAFGVQPSL from the coding sequence ATGACGTCTAGCATCGCCGCCGAATCCATTCGGCCCACCCGCAACATTCCCGCCGACATCGCCCGCTCATGGCTTCTTGTGAACGCGATGAAAACGGAGCTTTTCGACGAATCCGCGGGTTCGCGCGCTGACGCCATCATTCTTGACATCGAAGACGCCGTGGACCCGTCCCAGAAGGACGCTGCGCGCGAGAACGTGGTGAACTGGCTGACCGCAGGTGGCCAGGCCTGGGTCCGTATCAACGATGCAACCAGCAAGTTCTGGGCCGACGACCTCGCAGGACTGCGCGGAACTCCCGGCTTGCTCGGCGTGATGCTGGCCAAGACCGAGTCCGCCGACCAGGTCACCGAGTCCTACCACCGCATGGACGGCAAGACTCCCGTTATTCCGCTGGTTGAGTCCGCCCTCGGCATCGAGGAAGCCAACAACATTGCCCGTGCGCAGGGAGCATTCCGGCTCGCGTTCGGTTCGGGCGACTTCCGCCGCGACACCGGCATGGCGGCCACCCCGGAAGCCATGGCGTACCCGCGGGCCAAGCTCGTCGTCGCCAGCCGCGTCGGCAACCTGCCGGGACCGATCGATGGCCCCACCGTCGGCACCAACCACCCCATCCTGCGCGAGCAGACCGGAATCACCGTGACCATGGGCATGACCGGCAAGCTTTGCCTGGCCATTGACCAGACCACTGTGATCAACGAGGTCATCAGCCCCACGCCATCCGATGTCGCCTGGGCCACCGACTTCATGAACGACTTCGAAGCCAACGGCCGCGTGATCCGCGACGGCTCCGACCTCCCGCGCCTGGGCCGCGCCGAGAAGATCATGAAGCTCGCCGTCGCCTTCGGAGTCCAGCCTTCGCTGTAG
- a CDS encoding ABC transporter substrate-binding protein, translating into MKLHLPLLSVAAAVVLALTVSGCGGAAEAGQGGQPGNEVKELRYQGSANNVTFPELAADLGYLGDLKLDWVGNTTSGPQDIQSAATNQTDFGGAFSGAVVKLIEAGAPVKAVVNYYGSDEKTFSGYYVKSDSSIKEPRDLIGKKIAVNTLGAHHEAVINSYLTKNGLSQDEIKQVQLVPLAPNDTEEAIRRGQVDAGTLGGVLQDRAIEAGGLRSLFSDVGLFGNFAGGQIVLRSDFIEKNPNTTRTFTTGVAKAIKWAAETPRDEVIARFTKIIESRGRNESTANLKFWKSPGVPDAGVIQDQDFTRWEAWLNSAGIVKDKLTPSKYYTNDFNDLAAAKKG; encoded by the coding sequence ATGAAACTGCATCTGCCCCTCCTGAGCGTCGCGGCCGCCGTCGTACTAGCGCTGACGGTGAGCGGCTGCGGCGGTGCAGCCGAAGCCGGACAAGGCGGCCAGCCTGGCAACGAAGTCAAAGAACTTCGGTACCAGGGCTCGGCCAACAACGTGACTTTCCCCGAACTGGCGGCAGACCTCGGATACCTCGGCGACCTGAAACTCGACTGGGTGGGTAACACCACCAGCGGTCCCCAGGACATCCAGTCCGCTGCGACGAACCAGACAGACTTCGGCGGCGCGTTCTCCGGCGCGGTAGTCAAACTGATCGAGGCCGGAGCCCCCGTCAAGGCTGTGGTCAACTACTACGGTTCGGATGAGAAAACCTTCAGCGGCTACTACGTCAAGTCGGACAGCTCCATCAAGGAACCCCGCGACCTGATCGGAAAAAAGATCGCGGTCAACACCCTTGGCGCCCACCATGAAGCCGTCATCAACAGCTACCTGACCAAGAACGGCCTGAGCCAGGACGAGATCAAGCAGGTCCAGCTGGTTCCTTTGGCCCCCAACGACACGGAAGAAGCAATCCGCCGCGGACAGGTGGATGCGGGCACCCTGGGCGGTGTCCTCCAGGACCGGGCCATTGAGGCCGGCGGCCTGCGGTCCCTGTTCAGCGATGTTGGACTTTTCGGCAACTTCGCCGGCGGCCAGATCGTCCTCCGCAGCGACTTCATTGAAAAGAACCCGAACACCACACGCACCTTCACCACGGGCGTTGCCAAGGCCATCAAGTGGGCTGCGGAAACACCGCGTGATGAAGTCATTGCCCGGTTCACCAAGATCATCGAAAGCCGCGGACGCAACGAAAGCACGGCAAACCTGAAGTTCTGGAAGAGCCCCGGCGTGCCGGATGCAGGCGTGATCCAGGACCAGGACTTCACGCGGTGGGAGGCGTGGCTGAACTCGGCCGGAATCGTCAAGGACAAGCTGACGCCGTCCAAGTACTACACCAACGACTTCAACGATCTCGCCGCTGCGAAGAAGGGATGA
- a CDS encoding ABC transporter ATP-binding protein, with the protein MTAKISLRNVSKQFTVRASKSTPATTLTAIDSLSLDVRDGEFLTLVGPSGSGKTTLLDLLAGLSTPTSGEVLVDGKAVTGPGKDRAVVFQQYALFPWRTASANVSIGLEGAGPDGRKLNRRERAAKASEYLALVGLAGFEDRYPHELSGGMKQRVAIARSLAYEPDVLLMDEPFAALDAQTREQLQDELLRIWKATGKTIVFITHGIDEAVYLGERVAVLSARPGRLKEIVDINIPDREGDEDIRSHPAFVEHRHQVWTLLHDEVRRAQDAGHRKILPDGSAPDEPATISERSAA; encoded by the coding sequence ATGACCGCGAAGATCAGCCTCAGGAACGTCAGCAAACAATTTACGGTCCGGGCCTCGAAGTCCACTCCCGCGACGACGCTCACAGCCATCGATTCCCTCAGCCTGGATGTCCGCGACGGCGAATTCCTCACCTTGGTGGGGCCCAGCGGTTCGGGCAAGACCACACTTCTGGACCTGCTTGCCGGGCTTTCCACGCCCACCTCGGGAGAGGTATTGGTGGACGGCAAGGCAGTAACCGGACCGGGCAAGGACCGGGCCGTGGTGTTCCAGCAGTACGCCTTGTTCCCTTGGCGCACGGCCTCGGCCAACGTGTCGATCGGGCTTGAAGGAGCCGGCCCGGATGGCAGGAAACTGAACCGCCGTGAGCGCGCCGCGAAAGCCAGCGAGTACCTGGCGCTGGTGGGCCTGGCGGGCTTCGAGGACCGCTACCCGCACGAGCTGTCCGGCGGTATGAAGCAGCGTGTAGCCATCGCCCGGAGCCTGGCCTACGAGCCGGATGTGCTGCTGATGGATGAGCCGTTCGCAGCCCTGGACGCGCAGACCCGCGAGCAACTCCAGGACGAGCTCCTCAGGATCTGGAAGGCCACGGGCAAGACGATCGTGTTCATCACCCACGGCATCGACGAAGCCGTGTACCTCGGCGAGCGCGTTGCCGTGCTCAGCGCCCGCCCGGGACGCCTCAAGGAAATCGTGGACATCAATATCCCGGACCGGGAGGGCGACGAGGACATCCGTTCCCACCCCGCCTTCGTGGAGCACCGCCATCAGGTATGGACCCTGCTGCACGACGAAGTCCGCCGGGCACAGGACGCGGGCCACCGCAAGATCCTGCCCGACGGCAGCGCCCCTGACGAACCCGCCACCATCTCCGAAAGGAGCGCAGCCTGA
- a CDS encoding ABC transporter permease, giving the protein MTTTLTQKEAAPQAGVVTGARTAVAPSRTQDPHKERSTPAASRVRRVTAALGSGLWKSAAIVAFLALWELGPTYLASPSTRVFLPPLHEVLLAWGKLFESGTIQGHIAASLTRSVAGFGAALVAGVSLGLLIAWYGRLNSVLNPLLELFRNTAALALLPVFTLLLGIGEESKISIVAYAAFFPVLLNTIAGVKTVDPLLIRAARSLGLNSFRLFQKVILPSAVPTIFTGIRMAGTASILVLIAAEMVGAKAGLGYLIVNAQSSFLIPDMYAGILTVSLLGLGVNFLLVGLERHFSRWRTAVGAAAS; this is encoded by the coding sequence ATGACCACCACGCTTACGCAAAAAGAAGCGGCACCCCAGGCCGGCGTCGTGACCGGTGCGAGGACCGCCGTCGCACCTTCCCGCACGCAGGACCCCCACAAGGAACGTTCGACGCCGGCAGCCAGCCGGGTCCGGCGGGTCACCGCGGCGCTGGGCTCGGGCTTGTGGAAGTCCGCAGCGATCGTGGCGTTCCTGGCGCTGTGGGAGCTGGGGCCGACGTACCTGGCGAGTCCATCGACGCGGGTGTTCCTGCCTCCGCTGCATGAGGTCCTGCTGGCGTGGGGAAAGCTGTTCGAATCCGGGACCATCCAGGGCCATATCGCGGCCAGCCTGACCCGCTCGGTAGCCGGCTTCGGCGCGGCCCTGGTGGCGGGCGTTTCGCTGGGCCTCCTCATCGCTTGGTACGGACGACTGAACTCGGTGCTGAACCCGTTGCTGGAGCTGTTCAGGAACACGGCAGCGCTGGCCTTGCTGCCGGTGTTCACGCTGCTGCTGGGCATTGGCGAGGAATCCAAGATCAGCATCGTGGCGTACGCTGCGTTCTTCCCGGTCCTCCTGAACACGATCGCCGGTGTGAAGACCGTGGACCCGCTGCTGATCAGGGCTGCGCGGTCGCTGGGACTCAACAGCTTCCGGCTGTTCCAGAAGGTCATCCTGCCCTCTGCCGTTCCCACGATCTTCACGGGCATCCGCATGGCCGGCACCGCGTCCATCCTGGTGCTGATTGCTGCTGAAATGGTGGGCGCCAAGGCCGGTTTGGGCTACCTGATCGTGAACGCGCAGAGCAGCTTCCTGATCCCGGACATGTACGCGGGCATCCTCACGGTGTCCTTGCTGGGACTCGGCGTGAACTTCCTGCTGGTCGGACTTGAACGGCACTTCTCCCGTTGGCGGACCGCCGTGGGCGCCGCAGCTTCCTAG
- a CDS encoding TauD/TfdA dioxygenase family protein, with protein MTVITETKLEFAKLGSRIGAEIRGLDISGDLSEDTVAQIRAALNEHKALVFREANILSDEAQVKFASHFGPLTKAHPTVASVEGEENVLPVDSENGSANNWHTDVTFVVNPPQASTLRSIDLPAYGGETLIASSAGAYQDLPDELRTFADSLWAIHTNDYDYSVPKNLEHQNAEERRKEFTRLKFETAHPVVRVHPLTGERGLFIGGFAQRLRIVGLSNTESKDIIRLLQAYVTRPENVVRVNWEPNQVVLFDNRITQHYAPDNYDGQPRKLNRVTIAGDIPLSIEGKPSQALQGDSSTYSVVAPVTAPAVS; from the coding sequence ATGACCGTCATTACCGAAACCAAGCTCGAATTCGCCAAACTCGGTTCACGCATCGGCGCCGAAATCCGCGGGCTGGACATCAGCGGAGACCTCAGCGAGGACACTGTGGCGCAGATCCGGGCAGCGCTCAACGAACACAAGGCGCTGGTGTTCCGGGAGGCGAACATCCTCAGCGATGAGGCACAGGTGAAGTTCGCTTCGCACTTCGGCCCGCTCACCAAGGCGCACCCGACAGTGGCATCGGTGGAGGGCGAAGAGAACGTCCTTCCCGTGGACAGCGAGAACGGCTCGGCCAACAACTGGCACACGGACGTCACTTTCGTGGTCAACCCGCCGCAGGCTTCCACGTTGCGCAGCATCGACCTGCCCGCCTACGGCGGCGAGACCCTGATCGCGTCCTCAGCCGGCGCGTACCAGGACCTCCCCGATGAGCTGCGCACCTTTGCCGATTCCCTGTGGGCCATCCACACCAACGATTACGACTACTCGGTGCCCAAGAACCTGGAACACCAGAACGCCGAGGAACGCCGCAAGGAATTCACCCGGCTGAAGTTCGAGACGGCCCACCCTGTAGTGCGGGTCCACCCTTTGACCGGCGAGCGCGGATTGTTCATTGGGGGCTTCGCGCAACGGCTCAGGATCGTGGGCTTGTCCAACACCGAATCGAAGGACATCATCCGTCTGCTGCAGGCGTATGTGACACGCCCGGAGAACGTGGTCCGGGTGAATTGGGAGCCGAACCAGGTGGTCCTGTTCGATAACCGCATCACGCAGCACTACGCACCGGACAACTACGACGGCCAGCCGCGCAAGCTCAACCGGGTGACCATTGCCGGTGACATCCCGCTCAGCATCGAAGGCAAGCCGAGCCAGGCGCTCCAGGGCGACTCAAGCACGTACTCCGTGGTCGCTCCGGTGACTGCGCCTGCCGTTTCGTAG